In Zingiber officinale cultivar Zhangliang chromosome 8B, Zo_v1.1, whole genome shotgun sequence, a single genomic region encodes these proteins:
- the LOC122016988 gene encoding patatin-like protein 2: MASDGTDPAISDSKPPPSLGKRITVLSIDGGGVRGLIPATIIDFLESELQKLDGPDARIADYFDVISGTSTGGLVATMLAAPGENNKPLFAAKDIVQFYLDHSPKIFPQQRSPFLSSALNFVGALAGPKYNGKYLRSKIQELLGTTKLSQTLTNIVIPTFDIKISQPIIFSSYETEKNPLKNALLSDICISTSAAPTYLPGHYFETQDDQGTTKRFNLIDGGVAANNPTLSAMSQVTKQILKSNTDFDSYEPVNYSRFLVLSIGTGTPKKAENYSAQMSARWGLLGWLYNGGNTPIIDIFSQASSEMVDIHLAHVFEAHDSEDRYLRIQDDTLTGDSTSVDKSTEKNLQNLLEIGKKLLEKPVSRVNLETGHSEPVVDGKGGTTSNRDRLVYFAKKLSNEKKRRQENLASVA; encoded by the exons ATGGCGAGCGATGGAACTGATCCGGCCATCTCCGACTCAAAGCCTCCGCCATCCCTCGGGAAGAGGATCACCGTCCTTTCCATCGACGGCGGCGGTGTTCGCGGGCTGATCCCCGCGACGATCATCGACTTCCTTGAATCAGAACTGCAG AAACTCGACGGGCCTGATGCGAGAATAGCTGACTACTTCGACGTGATATCCGGCACGAGCACCGGTGGCCTTGTCGCCACCATGCTCGCCGCTCCCGGAGAGAATAACAAACCACTGTTCGCCGCCAAGGACATTGTTCAGTTTTATTTGGATCACAGTCCCAAGATTTTTCCACAGCAAAG gTCTCCGTTCCTGAGTTCAGCACTGAACTTTGTGGGTGCTCTCGCTGGACCAAAATACAATGGCAAGTATCTTCGCTCAAAGATTCAGGAACTATTAGGCACCACAAAATTAAGTCAAACTTTGACCAACATCGTCATCCCTACTTTTGACATCAAAATTTCTCAACCCATCATCTTCTCCAGTTATGag ACGGAGAAGAATCCGTTGAAGAACGCTCTTCTGTCGGACATCTGCATCAGCACCTCCGCCGCCCCCACATACCTCCCGGGGCATTACTTTGAAACCCAAGACGATCAAGGAACGACGAAGAGGTTCAACCTCATCGACGGCGGCGTGGCGGCAAATAACCCA ACGTTATCCGCCATGAGCCAAGTGACGAAGCAGATTCTGAAATCGAACACGGATTTCGACTCGTACGAACCGGTCAACTACAGTCGGTTCCTGGTGCTCTCGATCGGGACCGGAACACCTAAAAAGGCGGAGAATTATAGCGCACAGATGAGCGCTCGATGGGGCTTGCTCGGTTGGTTGTACAACGGAGGAAATACTCCCATCATCGACATTTTCTCCCAGGCGAGCTCAGAGATGGTGGATATCCATCTAGCACATGTTTTTGAGGCACATGACAGTGAAGACCGTTACCTTCGCATACAG GACGATACTTTGACTGGCGATTCGACTTCGGTGGATAAGTCGACGGAGAAGAATTTGCAGAATTTGTTGGAGATCGGGAAGAAACTGCTGGAGAAGCCGGTGTCGAGGGTGAACCTGGAGACAGGGCATTCGGAGCCGGTGGTGGATGGGAAGGGAGGAACCACATCGAACAGGGATCGACTCGTCTACTTCGCCAAGAAGTTGTCGAATGAGAAGAAGCGTCGGCAGGAGAATTTGGCTTCCGTTGCGTGA